The genomic interval tgatatgATTATATTATTTGCTTCAATATTAATTCCTGATGGAAGACCCAAAATTCAGAATATATAAATGGTGTTATTCTctatattaatttctatttgacaccaaaaatgtattaattaattattggagaaactttcatctcaaaattaattagttataattaagtatatatgaAGTAATATTCTatgtttttataaatataaatataaaatacactccttttaatattcttttaatattgatacGTGTGAGACATTAACATAGATTTCTTGCTATGCATGTATGATTCATTTTTGGGATGATCAATATATACATGGTATATAGTTTTTGCAATGAATTATAAACGAGTCAGCTTCTAATAGTGTCCCCTAGAAAATCTAATAGCGACTAATTTGACCTACGCCTAGGaatgaaatataaaaagaaagaaatatatATGACGCTATACAAATAAAATGTCCAGTGGGCtgctaattaatatatatatgatatataaatatatatatcatcttCGTATTGACAATGGcttgttgattttattaatctttcCTTACTTGCGAATGGGTAaataggtatatatatatatttatatgtccACGTTTTGATTTATACTGCAACACAATTTATAACAAAAACTctcattatattttaataaataatgccGCATGCAAAAGATGCCACCAGCCTATAATGTTCGTCGTTATCTTACGAAGTATCTGTCAAACACACAATAATTCATTGTTTCATACATATCATTACATATATTAGAGACAAATCATTAAGTCATCCACTGTTATAAAAACAATTTATAGACATGGGTTGTTGGAGCTATATATGTATGTAAGTTACGTTAAACCAACGGTGAAATCCTCAtcatcaaagaaaaaaaaaatgaagttcgAAGTTGAACAAATCTCAACTGAGACTGTAAAACCTTCTTCACCAACCCCACACCAtcttcgccattaccaactatCTTTTCTTGATCAATTATGTCCCAATACCTACAATCCTCTAGTCTTCTACTACCATTTAAAAGATAATGACGATATTACTGAAATATCCAACAAGATTAAGACCTCTTTATCAGAGGTCTTAACCCTTTACTACCCTCTAGCCGGCAGAGTGGTCAGCGACAGATTTGTCGACTGTAACGACGAAGGAGTTTCCTACACAGTTGCCCGAGTTACTACCCCGAGTCGTCTTTCGGACGCGCTCAAGAATCCAAACCCTAATGAAATATGTAAGTTACTTCCATTTGAATTGTTTCCCATCACAGAATTTGCCCTAGGTGTCCAACTCAACATCTTTGGGTGCGGCGGAATCGCCATTGCCCTATGCATTACGCATAAGTTAGCTGATGCATTGTCATGCATCATGTTCGCTAAAATTTGGGTCACCCTAGCTCGTGGCGAGGCAGATAGAGTGCTTCGCCCCGAGTTCAGTGCTTCAACACTCTTTCCTCCTAAGGTTGAACCTTTATACGACGTAACTGCGGGAGCATCAAAGGAGATCATAACAAAGAGATTCGTTTTCGAGGCTTCGAAAATCAAGGATATTAGATTGGAACACCAAAGCAATGATGTCCAGAAAAGTCCCTCAAGAATTGAGTCCTTGTCAGCTTTCATATGGAATCGTTACGTGGCTGCAATCAAAGATGAGTTATTGGAGGAAACAGAGAAGGGTTACACACTGATTCATGCTGCAAATATCCGTACGAGGCTCGAGCCACAGCTACCCGAACATTCCTTTGGAAATATTAGTCGTGTTGGAGTGGTAGTATTGAAAACCGGTGAAGAGTACGGTTATGAAGTGACTAAGCTAATAAGAGAAGGTATAAGAAAATTGGATGTTGAGTATTTGGAGAAGGTGAAAAAAGGAGAAGATGAATTCTTGGATCTAATAATGAGCTATAGTAGAGGTATTACTGAAAGAGGAGGACAGTCCATTTCGTTATGCTTCTCTAGTTTGTGTAGGTTTCCTATTTATGATACTGATTTTGGTTGGGGCAAACCAATATGGGTCAGCTCAGCAAATCTGTGTTTTACTAATTTCGTAGCTTTTATGGATAGTAAATCTGGTGATGGAATTGAAGCATATATTGCTTTGAAGAAGGAACACATGACTAAGCTTGAAGCCGATAAGGACTTTCTTAGAGTTGTTTCTTCTGTTGGGGCTATAAAGGCGCTATAGGTTTCTGGAGaattatatattgatatatatgtgtgtgtgtgtgtgaatgaTGTATTTGgttgaataaatattatttgttcgtaataataatttataatattgtgtgttgtatataaacaaattagtgggtgtatatatattgaatttctGTTTaccaaaatataatattattgtatATACGTACGTGAAGTTATATATAATCTGTACGTACTTTTTCATTAATTCATCCAATCTATAATCAATGTGGAAAAATAACAATTAATCTGCAgaatcaaattaattataacttcattaataaataattactaataaAGATTAAAAATCCACAAACAATAATTAGAGATGAACGGAGctaaaaaaactagaaaaaaaataaagcaataaaataataaaattaacactaagatatATACTGATTCAAATTCTCTAGATCGATGTGATTTATGATtctatttcaattttaaaatactaCCGAAATCTTCTTTATTGATTGAACAAGAACAGGATACATTACAGTCGAGAACAATTATTTGTTGGATTCTCTTTAAAGTGTTTATCTCTCACACTCTTACCCAAAAATCTTCTTCATCTACAGAAGATTCTTCATATACAAATCTCAAACCCAATCTCTTTCTACCTCTCAATCACTTTCTCTCTCAATCTTCAACTACGAAGTCACCTCTTGAAACTCTTCCAAAATCACACACTTCAAAATGATAACGATGGTGGTATTTATAGGTTAGGGATATGGATCCCAAGGTCGGTGACTGCAAATGCCAAGTTGTTAAGTTTGTACGACTTAATAAACTTAACAAACTCCTCGTAACAATATGGCCACGTCAACTTAAGTTAAAGTGCTTTCGGATGAGACGTACGCTCTCTAGAAGAAAGAAGTGACGCTAGAGAGACTTCCCGAGTAGGAATGGCAACAGCTGAAGTCTACTATCCGAAAGTCCCTTCCAAGAGGGAACAACTAGTCATCCGCAACCTCTTTCTGAAGGAGGACTAGCTTTCCTGAAGACTCCTTCTAGAGTGGACAAGATAGACTTCTGGGAACGTCCTTTCAGACAACATCTATCATTCCATAAGAATTTTTCTGAATTGACAAGTTAGACTTTCGGGAACGCCCTTGTGGATGATATCTAACTTTCCATAACCAGAACAACTTTTGGAGAAGCTATACCACAAATACATAGTTTCTTCAAATTCACATATGATGATGGTGAAGAAAGAATGTAGCCATCAAGGTTGGTGTTCTAAAAATCACAATATACTAACTTCTGACAATGATCAAGTCAAAACAATGCTTAAACttgtttattgtttttttgATGAATTAGGTGAATTTTATTGCATTTAACCTGTAATTTGTGCAACCTATAGGCACCATAACCAGTTAGTTATGGCCTAGCACTTTTCTatacataaaatttataaagaaTTTAAACCACTCCTCATCCTTTTGACTGACTTTTCTATGCAAAACCAACACAATTCTATTTCACAAACTCTTTGATTCTACCAACTAAATGTGCCATGTTTTGTTCCTTCCCTTGCCATACCAATTCATTCCTAATTTTCTAGAGATGACACACAAGGCTGGCTAAACCAATAGCCATTACCTTTTTCTGAAATTTACTAGTTTTGGTTCTGTGTATCCATTTGTTTACTAACCTCAGTCCCAACATTAGCACGATTATCTTCTGATATGATATTCTCTAATTCAACCAAGCCTTCTTCTATCTTTTTTCTAAACTAATAGAGTCGTATATCTATGTGTTTTCTCTTTTCATGATAAATCAGCTTCTTGCGAAGATGGATGGATGACTGGCTATCCAAGTACACAGTCACTCCTCCTTTTAGTTGTTTCAATTCGAACAAAATTTTCTGAAACCATAAAGCTTCCTTGAACAATTTCGTATAGTGGCCATAAATTTTTCTTCCTGGAAAGAGCAATCGCAGATTGTAATTGGGCCTTCCAGCATACACATTTTTGATTTGTCATGAACACATAAGAAGTGGTTGATTTTCTAGTATCTATATGCGAGGCATAGTGAGCATCGACGAACCCTTTCAACTCCAGTTCTCATTTTGCTTTCTTATAGGTCATACCATAATCTCAAGTGCCCTTCAAGTACCTTAATAGCCATTTAAGGTCCGTTCAATATTCAATGTCTGAATTGGACATTAACCGACTTAGGATGCTTAGAGCATGAGCATATGTCTTGTTTGGTTCTCACCATTGCTTACATTAAACATCCTAAAATCATTGCATAGGGTACATCCTTCATTTGCTCTTTCTCTTTTGCACTATTCGAATATTATTCTTTCAATAAGACAAACTATCCGCCCAATGGTACGGATGTACTCTTTGCATCTTCTATATTTAACTTCTGAATAACTGTCTTGATGTATCAGAATTGCTTCAAGCTGATTGTCCCTTCCTTTTTGTTCCTTGAAACTTCAATTCAAAGTATCTTTTGAACTAGTCCAAGCTCCTTCATCTCAAATTCTCTCTTGAGCTTGGCTTTGATACTCTTGATCACAAAATTGTCTTTGCTCATATTGAGCATATCTTCCACATAGAGCAATAAGAACATAGCTATAGATTACTCTAGATTCTTGAAATATAAACACTGATTATATGCGAATCGTTTGAACCCAGTTTGTTGCATAAAAGTATTAAATCTTTTACTCCATTGTCTTGAGGACTATTTTAAACCATATAAGGACTCATTGAGCTTGCATACTAATTCAACTCCTTTCCCTTCCActttaaacctaggtggttgcttCATGTAGATCTCTTCGTCCAAGAATAATCCATTTAAAAAAGTAGTTTTAACATAATGTTGTTCAACTTCAAACTCCATTTGAGCTGCCAAAGATAGCATCAATCGTATCGTCTTGTACTTTACCACAGGTGAGAAGATTTCAGCGTAGTCAATTCCTTCCACCTGAGTAAAACTCTTAGCCACTAACCTAGCTTTGAACTGAATGGGTTCGTTCTCACTGATTCTCTCTTTCACCTTGAGAATCCATTTGCACTCCACAACCTTTTTGTTCTCCAGCTTCGGTACTACTATCCAAGTCTTTTTCATCCTGAGTGAATTCATCTCCTCATCCATGGCCTAGAGCCATTTTGACTTGTCTCCACCTGTTATTTCCTTTTCGTAGCTTCTGGGCTCTTCAATTTTAGTTGGTTGTACTACTGTCAGTGCAAATGCAACCAGGACCACCTCAGCAAATATTTCTAAAGGGTGAATCTCTCTTCTAGTTCTATCACGCGCCAATTGATAACCTTCCAAACATTTATGTCTGACTCCTCCCAAAACATTTATTTGGTCTTCATTATCTTTCGGCTCAATATCACCTTTTGTTTGCACACTATCTTTCGGTTCCATAGTACCTTTCAACTACGAACCTTCTTCTAGATGTTTCATTTTGTACTCCATTTCCATGCGTGTAGTGTTCttgtttcttaatctttttGCATCACACGGAGACACACTACTTTTTTGGCTATCAGGTAAAGAAATTCTAATTCCTTGAAACCACATTTTTGGCAATTACTACCTTTTGTCTACTCTTCTTGGAAACACATATTCTATAACCCTTGGTACCTATGGCATAACCTAGGAAAGTTACCTTAACAGATTAAGGTTCCCATTTATCAATATATTAGTGTACATATGCTGTACACTTAAAAGTTTTTAAATGCATTAAGTTTGGAGTTCTGTTGTACCACATTTCATAAAGGTTTTTTAAGCCTATAACTCTGTTTGGGAGTCTATTTATAAGGTAGGTTGCAGTAGCTAAAGCTTCCCCCCAAAATAGTTTTTCTAATCCAAAATTGAACAGTAGATATCTAACTTTGTTCAGTTGGGTTGCTTCATCCTTTCAGCAATACCATTTTTGTTCGGGATCTTCACTATGGTCCTATGTCTAGTGATCTCATATTCTTAACATAGCTTATCAAATTAAGATTTGTAAAACTCTAACCCATTTTTCATCCTAAGGTTCTTAACTTTTAGATTGGTTTAGTTTTCCACCTGAGTTTTCCAAATTCTAAACTGCTCTAGGCATTCATTGTTGGTTGCTAGCAAATAGGTCCAAAGACATCTACTATAACCATCAtctatagaaagaaaatattactTACCGGAGTGAGTAGGAACTTTGTATGGCCCCCAAAGATCACCATGAACATATATTCCAGTATCTTCTTAGTTGCATACCATGCTGGTGTGAATTTCAACTTATGTTATCTCCCTGAAACACAAGCTTCACAAAATGGCAAGgcaaaagaatttaaatttttaattattcctTGTTTGTACAGTTTTTTGAGGCCTTATTCACTAATATGCCCAAGTCTGTGATGCCACAATTACATATATGATTATTTCCCTTTCACCAAACTAGCATGTGGTGTCTCTGTGAACTTCAATACCAAGAAAAAGTAAAGTGAGCCCAAGTCCTTGAGAGCAAAACTCTTGTTCAGTTTGGCAATGAAttcttccaatttttttttttggaaattaagaatattaagCTCACCAACAATACTTACAAGATAAAGTTACTTACAAAGCTTTTGTTAAAGCTTCCACCCACTCTCTATCTATTTTACTCAAATTCTTAGCTTTCAAAGAGTTCTCTAGCACAAACACTATTAGCAATACAATTAAAAGTGACCTTAACAGTAGGGTTTTTACTCCCAATGAATCTTGTTTCTAGCATGTCAAATAGAATATATTGTTGCTGTAATGACACTCAAAGAACCTTTCTTTTGTCTCTAAATACGTTTGCCTTCCGAATCCACTTTAGGACATCATGGAGCTCTTTTTTCTGGCTAGTAGTACCAATCCAAAGCCACACTTGATGAATCACCAAACTGTTgtaaatacaactaaagaagAGGTGAGAATGACTCTCCACTCCACTTCCACACAACAAACACAATGAAGAGTTGGTATGATTAAATCGACTAAGTCTGTCCAAGGTAGACAAACGACTCTTCAAGGTAATTTTTGAGCATTGTTTCTTGTGACAATAATGTCATCCACTTAAATTAACATCATTAGAATTATCTGAAATGTCATAAAGAAGAATAGAGAGGAATCAACCTTTGAGTTGATAAACTTTCACTGTATTAAGGTTTTCTTGAGTTGGTTAAACCAGACCCTAGGTGCTTGTTTTAAACCATACAAGGACTTGTGAAGCTTGCATACATAATTTGGTTTGCTTGGATCTTCAAAACCTGATGGTTGCACCATGTAAACATCTTCTTCTAGCTGACTATTGAGGAATGCATTGTTAATGTCCAATTATTTGATCTCCTAATTTTTTGATACAACAATAGTAAGGACAATTTGAATGGTTGATGCTTTAATAATATGACTGAAAGTCTCACTAAAATCTATACCAAGTCTTTGGTGAAAGCCTTTCACAACAAGACTGGCTTTGTGTCTTTCAAGTGAGCCATCATCATTCCACTTTATTCGATATACCCACTTGTTACCCAccaagttatacctatccaacCTTGGCACAAGAGTCTAGATTTTTTTAGCCTTGAGAGCACCAATTTTAGTTTCCATTGCTGAATTTCAAACTGTAGAACTTAGAGCTTCCTCAAGAGTTCTTGGTTCCATATGGCTGATATTCCACATAGCTTATCCCAAATACACTTTCAGTTTAAAAATGCATGCCTTGGCTCTAGTCACCATTGGATGAGATTGTGGGGGCACTATTGTAGCCCTCTGGTCTGTAACATCTAGCTTAGGAGCTGGCTGATATGCAGGTTAGAATCATGGCTAAATTTTCATTGTTTTCATCATCAGAATTAGTTGGAGTATTTACCTCTTGATGCTGTATGGTTTATGATGCTCCACGAGAGAGTAGAGAGGTTGTATCTTGACTGTTGGCAATAGGTGTGGTAGTATTTTCTTGAAAGAATTTGGTGAATCGTATGGTAGGAAGTTGGGACCATTGGGAGTTTTGAACtataatagtttttattttggtgCATAGTTATTGAGAAATCCATTTTTAAATGGACATTCATTCTCATTAAAGGTTACATTTATAGAAATATAAACTCTTCCAGTTGAACTAAGAAATTTATACCCCTTATGGCAATCATTATAACATGATTAACACATTTCAAAGAGTGAAACTGAAATTTTTTTGCTTGATATGGTCTCAAGCATGAAAAACAGGTGGAACCAAACACTTTGAGAAAGGAGAAATCTGGTTATTTGTTAAACAACACTTCAAAAGGTGATTTATGATGTAAATCAGGTGTAGGCAacctatttattaaatatacaaTAGTTTGAAAGGCATCAACCCAATACTTGAGTGGTATAATAACTTAAGCCAAAAGTGTAAGCCCCATTTCGACTATGTGCCTATGTTTGCGCTTAACTATTCCATTTTGAGTTGAAGTGTGGGGACACGAGTGAATAAATTGAATTCCATGTTCTACAATAATGTCTCAAAAGGCTTGGTATTCCCCACCCCAATCAATTTAAGTGTTTTAATTATTTCCTCAAATTGATTTTTAGCAAGTATTTTGAACTGTACAAAGGCTTCAAAGGCATCCGATTTTACTTTAAGTGGATAGATCTAAGTGTATCTACTAAAATCATCTACAAAGTGTATGTAGCATTTGTAATTGGTGTTGGACAATATGGGTGCAGGACCCCAAAGATCAGTATGAGCAACTTCTAAGACTTTAGAGGCACAGTTTGAGGACATTTTGAATGGAAGTGCATGAGATTTGCTGAATTCGCAAGCATCAcaaaagtaaatatttttattgctGGAAAAAGATACATTCTCAGTAGCTAAGATATGTTTTAAGACTCTAATTGAAGGATGTCCTAACCTTCTATGCCATATAtcatttttgaaaacaaaagacACACTATTACAGGACTGAGTTGCACTTTCTTTGGAAAGAACAGAGACACAAGTAAATTTCTAAGGTTgtttgagaaataaaaactgACATGTAGAGTTGGAAGCTGACTTTGCTGGTGTGTTAAGATGATACAATCCATGTCTGTGTCTCCCTTGGAGCAATAACTTCCTTATCACCTTGTCCTTCACAAAACAAGAGGTAGAGTAAAATTCAATAAACACATTATTATCACCAGTTAACTTTGATACAGTTATCAAGTTCTTTGCAATCTTTGGCACATGtaatagctcatttaacaacAAAGGGTTCTTAGTGTTTGTTAATAAATTGCTTGAACCAACATGAGAAATATCTATTTGGTTTCCATCACCAATAGTTATTTTCTCCTTACCATTGTAAGTTGATTTCACCTTCAGATTTGACATTAAGGAGGTGATGTGGTGTTATCAACCACCTCTAGAGTTGCAACATAAGAAGAGTAACCACCTTGTTCCTGATTTATTTGGGCTCTTGGATCTCTTCCCATGAAAGCCTCATCATATCTATTATAATGGTATGTGGctgcactactacaaaaacaccctttagaggcggtttttaagccctttaggcgtcggttttcgcgaaattcgctaccgacgcctatcagggcgacgctaaagggtttatacgAACCGACGCCgtatatacccctatggcgtcggttattagctaggaaccgacgccataggggtatatatggcgtcggttcctagccaataaccgacgccataggggttgtaggaaccgacgccaaaagtgagcagatttcagtttttttcattttttttaatttaattatataattttaattttatatttattaatttatatattattatatttaatttaaattacatatttatttaaattttaaattacatatttatttaatttaattatatattaattacattttaaattaaatagtaattaaatttgggtaaaaatataatttgatttcataaaaataattaaatattacacaaacatgtaaaattagttaaaaatattaataagttaataaatctaattacaagttaatctataaaaattacataatgaagaaaaattcttcgacctttgaacctcaatcgtcaccgtgaatcaccgccatcaattgttcgatccactttcgctgtagtggtaacaattctgtttttggatcgtattgcttcttacccccaaactgttaaaaaaattaaaaatttatattagtttatgtatatgtatattatatatttgttattataaaatttatatactatgatcaataattaaaacttacagctttttgatcttctatgtaacggttggggttggcacgtgcgacgatgtcagtgatatatttcaaaacataaaaaccgcattcttggcttttaggttgtcttggacagtttgcttgtgaaattccttgccacgggccaagatactgatgtgcgtcccctatatacatgaatgccctgtttgggaaaattatattagcatttcaattcgttagttaatttaaattcgttacataagaagtcattaaataattaccttccgatcatttgttctatttcttcggaattgggcggccttttacagggtttaaatggataattttccttggcgcaaccaccactagcgtccaatgcatcctagaaaattatattggaatataagtaagatagtataaaaataatttgaagacataatatagaaatgaacaattagcactaaagaatttaataaagtttacccgatattccaaggaataaagaacatttggtggttctttgttcattaatgataaccaattagccaatcgtcttgccgcatcgtcaaaagatCGACTCGTTCTTCATCGGCGATCCCATGCACCGTGAGAAGCtcgggtcgtaaaacttgaaaaattttctcgtacgttgatgctctcccatatgtgctcgccttaaaaaaaagtgttagtgccttataataatttaactataatttgatataaggttaattagattaaagaagagtatacatcattccaaacgaCATTCCCCGGTTGCCGATGTAGTTACACGTAGCAactgctgcaaatcctctccgGATAAAATGAttctgggtacgcggtgcaatgaatcctctggggacagaaattgtgattatatcacgtttatctttgagccttaggaattcatgaatcatccattttagcgaattagggatcaacgccatcttctcttccgtgaacaactcatcttcccgtgcaccacgactttgtggagaaagcatcggagctttcccctttgacgcatcacgtcttgagggcggttgagcgagtggaccctaaacaaaacagaacataatatatatatatatatcaaattttatctaaattctaccgaaatttctaaGAAAGATAACTAagttgtaattgaatgaccccaaaaattttgaacatggccgtataacgacaaataacacatatataacggtagtttgttcatccatcccaccgcaaagacatatattcgcagaacctacttcactacggatgaatattgaagatattcaaactccactaatcattaataattaatttcagttgagaagttacctcggttgttaaaattaagtgtttaggccaaggaaggaacatctggtacacgtccctaacatatctgaactcttcaattgggactgggatttcagcgtcctcttgcaggatttccgaaaccatgatccgagcatgtgaatcatcgtaatcctggcagtgaactttgatcttacccacatgctcgtacaaataccctcgggccacaatattgtcgatgttgtcagagcagagatgtacttgctgattaagggccgcatggtcatcaaaattgtataggataccttggtcgttgagggaaatgaactcctcagcataaatttgtggttgtacctcatcctgaggagcgtatggttgtggaacatacgcctcaccagccacctctccttcttcctcttgttcggcagcgttcctctgctgcttaagggattcgacttcggcttttaattgttcaatctccttcgcttgccgagccacaacatcagacacttcccttttcttcctgccgaacagttgagatgccctggtcaggaacctacaaatcataaaatgcaaattagcaacgatttcatttgtgtaactaaataaataacatttgaagtaatagcatacccagcagccctgacacgtccaggatgctctggtgtcccgagcgcctgcgtgaggatatcgttttggccctggacctgaatttgtcccctgactaagcttctcctctaattgagcctaatgcacgcatatattcaagcaattagtatatgaattatatacactaactcatgagtagaactcaattaaggattaatatatacttactatcttctcggcaatttccttgtcgtaatcagtgacaagttttctactcttggtgcgagatttaatccaaacacggtggcggggaggatctgcaacttcgaggtcctttttctacataacgttataacaatgaaatgagtaccaattaaattgtatagcacattatagcacattatagcacattaaatttttagtattacttaccacagcttcccgtacgttcaccattccactccgaccacttcgatgtctggattgaatttttgaggaacgttcacgttgcaccttactcaattcctacaatgccaaaaaaatacattagatacatgtacttgtatttaagagtttatcttagtgttaatataattagcgtaccgAAATTCGGGAGTTAGTCGACTTTTaacaaatttgcaccaatcagcagcgtcgatctccgggtgcttttcagggacttgtgccGGTCGTCCCGCatcattctctttcaacgcgggcattatgatgtcttttgtcatcctattcttgaagtctttcattaacttcccagctaggatgagacaatcatgtttgaaggtgtccggcacaatgaaccccgtctattttgaaggaaaacaaacacggttagagtcaacatttggagtaatagaaaaacaaatcaaaattctaacaaataatagcttacctgaatgtctttccaaactttatttttcgagtaccggttgacttc from Cannabis sativa cultivar Pink pepper isolate KNU-18-1 chromosome 4, ASM2916894v1, whole genome shotgun sequence carries:
- the LOC115713151 gene encoding stemmadenine O-acetyltransferase-like, translated to MKFEVEQISTETVKPSSPTPHHLRHYQLSFLDQLCPNTYNPLVFYYHLKDNDDITEISNKIKTSLSEVLTLYYPLAGRVVSDRFVDCNDEGVSYTVARVTTPSRLSDALKNPNPNEICKLLPFELFPITEFALGVQLNIFGCGGIAIALCITHKLADALSCIMFAKIWVTLARGEADRVLRPEFSASTLFPPKVEPLYDVTAGASKEIITKRFVFEASKIKDIRLEHQSNDVQKSPSRIESLSAFIWNRYVAAIKDELLEETEKGYTLIHAANIRTRLEPQLPEHSFGNISRVGVVVLKTGEEYGYEVTKLIREGIRKLDVEYLEKVKKGEDEFLDLIMSYSRGITERGGQSISLCFSSLCRFPIYDTDFGWGKPIWVSSANLCFTNFVAFMDSKSGDGIEAYIALKKEHMTKLEADKDFLRVVSSVGAIKAL